One window from the genome of Saprospiraceae bacterium encodes:
- a CDS encoding SET domain-containing protein-lysine N-methyltransferase, giving the protein MFTAIDIYKDEIIAIYKGKILSEVEVKQRVKNGKDRYFINMLNGSIMDSLNSKCFAKYANDANGKSKSKFKNNAVITLTDKDKVCLMALKDIPAGDEIFCSYGKKYWKKHS; this is encoded by the coding sequence TTGTTTACGGCCATCGATATTTACAAAGACGAAATCATTGCAATATACAAAGGAAAAATACTTAGCGAGGTTGAAGTAAAACAGCGTGTTAAAAATGGAAAAGACAGGTACTTCATCAATATGCTGAATGGGAGTATCATGGATTCTTTAAATTCCAAATGCTTTGCTAAATATGCAAATGACGCCAATGGCAAATCAAAATCAAAGTTCAAAAATAATGCTGTAATTACACTTACTGACAAAGACAAAGTTTGTCTGATGGCCTTAAAAGATATTCCTGCTGGAGATGAAATTTTCTGTAGTTACGGTAAAAAATACTGGAAAAAACACAGTTAA
- a CDS encoding bifunctional metallophosphatase/5'-nucleotidase, translating into MNFRIFILFIAIGFLSSCAIFQKKNALNNQAFPPDETVSLIILQVNDFYEIAALDNGQVGGAARIASVRKKLLQENPNVLTVMAGDFLSPSLIGTLKWEGERIKGKQMVDVMNLVGFDLVTFGNHEFDIDEASLQKRINESSFEWVSSNVQQVVNETKQPFYKEVNGHKTAIPEIRILPFSNKNGAILKIGIVAPCLPANKVNFVNYKDVFQSVSMALTSLSNTTDLQIALSHLNMEDDIKMAKLNPALDLIMGGHEHENMKHQIGPTVLTKADANAKSVYVHRISYNVTSKKSSIISSLVKLDESIVPDAEVAQLVSKWKGIENKVIREMGFDPDEELVSLHEPYDARELTLRNKPAAFCEMISKAMLVSTKKKADAAIMNSGSVRVDDMLSGKLSQYDILRALPYGGSIVELDITGALLKKVLDIGWANQGSGGYLQWAQIGRTKNAEWLIHGEVLNSQKSYHIAVNDFLLTGLEKNLDFLTPKNPEITNVSQISTYLATDLRKDVRLAVIDYLKKGGR; encoded by the coding sequence TCATAGCAATTGGATTTCTATCATCCTGCGCCATTTTTCAAAAGAAGAATGCTTTAAACAACCAAGCATTTCCACCAGATGAAACGGTGTCATTAATTATTCTTCAGGTAAATGATTTTTATGAAATCGCTGCATTGGATAACGGTCAAGTAGGAGGTGCTGCAAGAATTGCAAGCGTCAGAAAAAAACTGCTGCAGGAAAATCCGAATGTATTAACTGTAATGGCTGGTGATTTTTTAAGCCCTTCATTAATAGGTACACTTAAGTGGGAAGGAGAGCGTATCAAAGGAAAGCAAATGGTTGATGTTATGAATTTGGTTGGATTTGATTTGGTAACTTTTGGAAATCATGAATTTGATATCGATGAGGCGTCTCTTCAAAAGCGAATTAATGAGTCAAGTTTTGAATGGGTTTCAAGCAATGTCCAGCAGGTAGTCAATGAAACGAAGCAACCATTTTACAAAGAGGTTAACGGACATAAAACAGCCATTCCTGAAATCCGAATATTACCATTTTCTAATAAAAATGGAGCCATATTAAAAATTGGAATTGTTGCACCATGTTTACCTGCGAATAAAGTAAATTTTGTTAATTATAAGGATGTCTTTCAAAGTGTTTCAATGGCTTTGACTTCATTGTCAAATACTACCGATCTGCAAATCGCATTGAGCCATTTAAATATGGAGGATGATATAAAAATGGCAAAATTAAATCCAGCATTGGACTTAATTATGGGCGGTCATGAACATGAAAACATGAAGCACCAAATAGGACCTACGGTATTGACTAAGGCCGATGCAAATGCTAAATCTGTGTATGTCCATAGAATTTCATACAATGTGACATCAAAAAAATCCAGTATTATATCAAGTTTGGTAAAGTTAGATGAAAGCATAGTACCAGATGCTGAAGTTGCTCAATTGGTCAGCAAATGGAAGGGTATAGAAAATAAAGTAATCAGGGAAATGGGATTTGATCCGGATGAAGAGTTGGTTAGCTTGCATGAACCCTATGATGCAAGAGAATTAACCTTGCGAAATAAGCCGGCTGCTTTTTGTGAAATGATCAGTAAAGCCATGTTGGTTTCCACAAAGAAGAAAGCAGATGCAGCCATCATGAATTCCGGAAGTGTGCGGGTGGATGATATGCTGAGTGGAAAATTAAGTCAGTATGATATTTTAAGAGCATTGCCTTATGGTGGAAGTATAGTAGAACTGGATATTACCGGAGCGCTATTAAAAAAAGTGTTAGATATCGGCTGGGCCAATCAGGGTTCGGGTGGATATCTTCAATGGGCTCAAATCGGCAGAACCAAGAATGCTGAGTGGTTGATACATGGAGAAGTTCTTAATAGTCAAAAGAGCTATCATATAGCAGTCAATGATTTTTTATTGACCGGCTTAGAAAAAAATCTCGATTTTCTTACACCAAAGAATCCAGAAATTACAAATGTTAGCCAAATCAGCACCTACCTTGCAACGGATTTGCGCAAGGATGTTCGACTAGCAGTCATTGATTATTTAAAAAAAGGAGGCCGCTAA
- a CDS encoding ketoacyl-ACP synthase III encodes MNNLVYKTVITGTGCFIPPIIKTNRDFTVHDFFDENKNRIETDPAIVVEKFRQITGIEERRYAPTGMNTSDIGTYAAIEALDDSGIDPESLDQIIVAQNFGNVIKHTNQSDMVPSLAARIKHNLKIKNPHCVAYDVLFGCPGWIQGMIQADAFLKARLANKCLVIGAETLSRVIDVYDRDSMIYSDGAGACVVEYREVDAINGSGMLSSASASHCMEEVYFLNLGESYFPNSDPRQRFIKMKGRKIYEFALTYVPAAMKECLDKANAKIQDVKMIFIHQANEKMDEAIIKNLYKLYGINQTPTNTIPMNIHKLGNSSVATVPTLFDTVRKEKLEGFSLEKGDLVLFASVGAGMNINAVCYRM; translated from the coding sequence ATGAATAATTTAGTTTATAAAACTGTGATTACCGGTACCGGGTGTTTTATTCCGCCTATTATTAAAACGAATCGGGATTTTACCGTACATGATTTTTTTGATGAAAATAAAAACAGAATCGAAACAGATCCTGCAATCGTGGTTGAAAAATTCAGACAAATTACAGGCATTGAAGAACGACGCTATGCACCAACCGGAATGAATACTTCCGACATTGGAACGTATGCAGCTATAGAAGCATTAGATGATAGTGGCATTGATCCTGAATCGTTGGATCAGATTATTGTTGCTCAAAATTTTGGCAATGTAATTAAGCATACGAATCAATCTGACATGGTTCCCTCACTGGCTGCTCGAATCAAACATAATCTCAAAATAAAAAATCCACATTGCGTTGCATATGATGTATTGTTTGGCTGTCCAGGATGGATTCAAGGGATGATTCAGGCTGATGCCTTTTTAAAGGCTCGATTAGCGAATAAATGTTTAGTCATAGGTGCAGAAACTTTGAGCAGAGTCATCGATGTGTATGACCGTGACAGCATGATTTATTCAGATGGTGCAGGTGCTTGTGTTGTAGAATATCGGGAAGTAGATGCAATAAATGGAAGTGGTATGTTGAGTTCTGCAAGCGCATCCCATTGCATGGAAGAAGTTTATTTTTTAAATTTAGGAGAATCTTATTTTCCAAATTCAGACCCACGTCAACGTTTTATTAAAATGAAAGGTCGTAAGATTTATGAATTTGCTCTGACTTATGTACCCGCCGCAATGAAAGAATGTCTGGATAAAGCAAATGCCAAAATCCAGGATGTTAAAATGATTTTTATTCATCAGGCAAATGAAAAAATGGATGAGGCCATTATTAAAAACTTATATAAATTGTATGGCATCAACCAAACCCCTACCAATACGATCCCAATGAATATTCACAAACTGGGAAACAGTTCCGTTGCTACGGTTCCAACTTTATTTGATACAGTGCGTAAAGAAAAACTTGAAGGATTTTCTTTAGAAAAAGGGGATTTGGTATTATTTGCATCCGTAGGGGCAGGAATGAATATTAACGCAGTTTGTTATCGAATGTAA
- a CDS encoding T9SS type A sorting domain-containing protein: MNFFSKLIIFSTSFSMSASVYSQDGSLDPTFDNDGIVTTSIGSGNDHGNTIRIQSDGKIVVAGNSGNNLAIARYNTNGSLDNAFGTGGIVTTNIGCANASGSDFIIQLDGKYLIGGYCGIFPSYDFALTRYHINGSIDNTFGINGTAITAILNAGDQGLALAIQNDGKIIQGGYTDNGSNGDFALIRYHVNGALDTSFDIDGKVITSVGTANDLIRAVAIQDDGKIVVAGYSYTNPSFSYDFVVARYNINGSLDNTFGTGGILTTAIIKNTNDYAESIAIQADGKIIVGGYSYSGQLLLARYMPNGSLDNTFGTSGTIATFFGASYQNDYSLALQSDGKILIGGYSLLNNTNSDFTLARYTVEGTLDRNFGTNGVISTPIGTMDDIATSIALQQDGKIVLAGRSHTGINFDFALVRFNNTITTDLKAFETKAIELTVQPNPFSTETMLLSSSTLINATITLYNSLGNSVKTITNVYGNIVAISRDKLPSGFYFIQLKQDNEMSLIKKLIISDN; the protein is encoded by the coding sequence ATGAATTTTTTTTCTAAACTAATTATATTTAGTACCAGTTTTTCAATGTCAGCTAGTGTCTATTCTCAAGATGGTTCGCTTGATCCTACATTTGACAATGATGGAATCGTAACTACTTCGATCGGATCTGGTAATGATCACGGCAACACCATACGTATCCAAAGTGATGGTAAAATTGTAGTAGCCGGAAATAGCGGAAATAATTTAGCTATAGCACGATACAATACAAATGGATCTCTCGACAATGCATTTGGCACAGGAGGTATCGTAACTACAAATATTGGATGTGCGAATGCTTCCGGTAGTGATTTTATTATCCAACTAGATGGAAAATATTTAATAGGTGGATACTGCGGTATTTTTCCCAGTTATGATTTTGCATTGACACGTTACCATATCAATGGCTCTATAGACAATACATTTGGAATTAATGGAACTGCAATCACAGCAATTTTGAATGCTGGCGATCAAGGCCTTGCACTCGCCATTCAAAATGACGGAAAAATAATTCAAGGGGGATATACCGATAATGGTTCCAATGGTGATTTTGCTTTGATTCGCTATCATGTCAATGGGGCATTGGATACTTCCTTTGACATCGATGGAAAAGTAATTACATCTGTCGGAACAGCTAACGACCTAATACGTGCAGTAGCTATTCAAGACGACGGAAAAATTGTCGTTGCAGGTTATAGCTATACCAATCCAAGTTTTTCCTATGACTTTGTTGTAGCGCGCTACAATATAAATGGAAGTTTGGACAACACGTTTGGAACAGGTGGAATACTAACAACGGCTATCATAAAAAATACAAATGATTATGCTGAATCAATTGCCATTCAAGCTGATGGAAAAATTATTGTCGGTGGATACAGCTACTCCGGTCAGTTACTTTTGGCAAGATACATGCCTAATGGAAGCCTGGATAATACATTTGGAACAAGTGGGACGATTGCTACCTTTTTCGGCGCGTCCTATCAAAATGATTATTCACTAGCCTTACAAAGTGATGGTAAAATTCTAATTGGCGGCTATAGTCTGCTTAACAATACCAATTCTGATTTTACATTAGCTCGCTACACCGTTGAAGGCACATTAGATCGCAATTTTGGTACAAATGGTGTGATTTCAACTCCTATCGGTACTATGGATGATATAGCAACATCAATTGCTTTACAACAAGACGGTAAAATTGTTTTAGCTGGGAGGAGTCATACTGGCATCAATTTTGATTTTGCACTTGTAAGATTCAATAATACAATCACTACTGATTTAAAAGCTTTTGAAACTAAAGCCATTGAATTAACAGTTCAACCAAATCCGTTTTCAACTGAGACCATGCTCCTATCAAGTTCCACTTTAATAAATGCAACGATCACACTTTACAATTCACTCGGAAATTCTGTAAAAACAATCACGAATGTTTATGGAAATATCGTTGCTATTTCTCGAGACAAACTACCAAGTGGATTTTACTTCATCCAATTAAAACAAGATAACGAAATGAGCTTGATAAAAAAATTAATTATTTCTGATAATTGA
- a CDS encoding nuclear transport factor 2 family protein, with the protein MKNQIYALLGMLTLLLTSCAAPVEPPKAIDMNQLKVEIQKMEDAFAAAEKAKDADAVVAYYSDDAVSYSRNEEPASGKAAIKDKIAKGIAKDTTGNYNVYKVVDLFAEGNTAIEIGSWTVMNPAGAEVKKGHYMSYFQKRDGKYVCVRDMNVSSAPEK; encoded by the coding sequence ATGAAAAATCAAATTTATGCCTTATTAGGTATGCTTACCTTACTTTTAACTTCATGCGCTGCACCGGTTGAACCACCAAAAGCAATTGATATGAATCAATTAAAAGTTGAAATTCAAAAAATGGAAGATGCATTTGCTGCTGCTGAAAAAGCAAAAGATGCTGATGCGGTGGTGGCGTATTACAGTGATGACGCTGTAAGTTATAGTCGAAACGAAGAGCCTGCATCTGGGAAAGCTGCCATTAAAGATAAAATTGCAAAAGGAATTGCTAAAGACACCACAGGAAATTACAATGTGTATAAAGTGGTTGATCTGTTTGCAGAAGGAAACACAGCTATAGAAATCGGTTCATGGACCGTTATGAATCCTGCCGGGGCTGAAGTAAAAAAAGGACATTACATGTCTTATTTTCAAAAACGAGATGGTAAATACGTCTGTGTACGGGATATGAATGTAAGTTCTGCTCCTGAAAAATAA
- a CDS encoding serine hydrolase — protein MKYLFLILIASCSLLGIAQNTLPADVDKSIQDRITNGHSPSIVVGIIDKNGPQYYLYGTKTIGGEAVDEHSIYEIGSISKTFTGILLAQMVLNKKLNLEDPAQNYLPDVVKLPVRNGQQITIGQLSDHTSALPRMPSNFSPADPANPYADYSIEQLYAFLNNYKLSREIGSSYEYSNLAQGLLGQILSIKSGKLFEELMIQNIAKPLRMKETKISLDPNMKKHLAIGHSQGVPVANWDLPTLAGAGAIRSSLHDMLIYIGTNAGILKSKLYPAMQLSHTARHAKADNGTRVGLAWHIFEGAEGDVIAHSGGTGGYRTFAGFNVQTGKGVVVLTNSDRGADDIGYHLLNTAAKLIEVKKSAASELNKTLVTSGAESTLKRYEALKNNGANNYEFNESEINTNGYSLLNAGKIKEAIVLFKINMQEFPNSSNVYDSYAEALMKDGQQQAAIENYKKSLDLNPGNSNAVEMLSKMGVKHEPKNNFVDNAVLASYVGTYQLSPAFTITISNEGNQLFAQATGQSKFELFAKSATEFYLKAVEAQIHFTAVNGKVEKLTLYQGGRVIPGMRME, from the coding sequence ATGAAATACCTATTCCTGATTTTAATTGCTTCCTGCTCACTCCTGGGAATTGCGCAGAATACCCTCCCTGCTGATGTTGACAAAAGCATTCAAGATCGCATTACCAATGGCCACAGTCCAAGCATTGTGGTTGGAATCATTGACAAAAATGGACCCCAATATTATTTGTATGGAACTAAAACGATTGGTGGAGAAGCCGTTGATGAACATTCCATTTATGAAATTGGATCGATTTCAAAAACATTCACCGGCATTTTACTGGCACAGATGGTTCTTAATAAAAAACTAAACTTAGAAGATCCTGCACAAAATTATCTTCCTGATGTTGTTAAATTACCCGTGCGAAATGGGCAACAAATTACCATCGGACAATTATCAGATCACACTTCAGCATTGCCACGAATGCCATCAAATTTCAGCCCAGCCGATCCTGCAAACCCTTATGCAGATTATTCCATCGAACAGCTATATGCATTCTTAAATAATTATAAACTAAGTCGCGAAATTGGCTCGAGCTATGAATATTCAAATTTGGCACAAGGCTTACTAGGTCAAATACTATCAATTAAATCCGGAAAATTATTTGAAGAATTAATGATCCAAAATATCGCAAAGCCATTAAGAATGAAGGAAACTAAAATAAGCTTAGATCCAAATATGAAGAAACATCTTGCAATAGGACATAGCCAAGGCGTTCCGGTAGCAAATTGGGACTTGCCCACATTGGCAGGTGCAGGGGCTATACGTAGCTCACTTCATGATATGCTTATTTATATAGGAACAAATGCAGGGATTCTGAAATCCAAACTGTATCCCGCCATGCAATTATCTCATACAGCTCGACATGCTAAAGCCGACAATGGTACACGTGTTGGATTGGCCTGGCACATATTTGAAGGTGCTGAAGGTGATGTGATTGCCCACAGTGGAGGTACTGGTGGCTATCGTACATTTGCCGGATTTAATGTACAAACTGGAAAAGGAGTCGTTGTATTGACAAATTCTGACAGAGGGGCTGATGACATTGGATATCATCTACTAAACACTGCAGCTAAATTAATCGAAGTAAAAAAATCAGCTGCAAGTGAACTAAACAAAACGCTTGTCACAAGTGGAGCAGAATCTACCTTGAAAAGATATGAAGCTTTGAAAAATAACGGTGCAAATAACTATGAATTCAACGAGTCGGAAATAAACACCAATGGGTATAGCCTTTTGAATGCCGGTAAAATAAAAGAAGCAATCGTTCTATTTAAAATAAACATGCAAGAATTTCCAAATTCTTCCAATGTCTATGATAGTTATGCAGAAGCTCTTATGAAAGATGGCCAACAACAAGCAGCAATTGAAAATTATAAAAAATCACTGGACTTAAATCCAGGCAATAGCAATGCAGTTGAAATGCTAAGCAAAATGGGCGTGAAACATGAACCAAAAAATAATTTTGTAGACAATGCAGTATTGGCTTCTTATGTCGGAACCTATCAACTTTCTCCGGCATTTACAATCACCATTTCCAATGAAGGAAATCAACTATTTGCACAAGCCACCGGACAAAGTAAATTTGAATTATTTGCAAAGTCCGCCACAGAATTTTACCTTAAGGCGGTTGAAGCACAAATTCATTTTACTGCAGTTAATGGAAAGGTAGAAAAACTTACATTATACCAAGGAGGGCGCGTTATACCTGGAATGCGAATGGAATAG
- a CDS encoding MBL fold metallo-hydrolase has translation MKQVFNSSKSVQLSQALLNCYLELKWGIVILSSLAIVTGCGSSSPLETNFCNTNYFFNDTTNSSKDSIKITFLGTSALLIDDGATQILTDPYFSRHGLWSVIFSKLSTKKNVVDSICNHYKMDRINGIFVSHSHYDHAFDIGYVAEKTKAPVYGSSSTLTIARGAGICESKLNLFNTCEEVVLGDFRITVIPALHSPPAWYNNDIGQTIDCEFKQPACAKKYKEGGSFDLLIKHKDHSIYIKPSANFLFGGLDCITVDVLLLGIGGIGNESKKFKKTYYKETVGKLNPKLIIPIHWDNFFKPLSDLLVLMPRPIDNTSKTLKFIKRKTKNDKKELKILQGGKSIILFKD, from the coding sequence GTGAAGCAAGTCTTCAACTCATCTAAAAGCGTCCAATTATCCCAAGCACTATTGAATTGTTATTTGGAATTGAAATGGGGAATTGTAATACTATCAAGCCTTGCCATCGTTACTGGCTGTGGTTCTAGTAGTCCATTAGAAACAAATTTTTGCAATACCAATTATTTTTTTAACGATACAACTAATTCTTCAAAAGATAGCATTAAAATTACATTTTTAGGGACCTCAGCTTTGCTCATTGATGATGGAGCCACTCAAATACTTACAGATCCATATTTTTCAAGACATGGTCTGTGGTCAGTTATTTTTTCAAAACTATCTACTAAAAAAAATGTAGTGGATAGCATTTGCAATCATTACAAAATGGATCGAATCAATGGCATTTTTGTAAGCCATTCCCATTACGATCACGCATTTGATATTGGCTATGTTGCAGAAAAAACCAAAGCACCTGTGTATGGTTCTTCTTCTACTCTAACTATAGCAAGAGGTGCTGGAATTTGTGAATCAAAATTAAATCTTTTTAACACCTGTGAAGAAGTCGTATTGGGTGATTTTCGGATCACTGTAATTCCTGCCCTACATTCCCCACCCGCCTGGTATAACAATGACATTGGTCAAACCATTGACTGCGAATTTAAACAACCCGCATGTGCTAAAAAATACAAGGAAGGTGGAAGCTTTGATTTATTAATAAAACACAAAGATCATTCGATATATATTAAGCCATCTGCAAATTTTCTTTTCGGTGGATTAGATTGTATAACTGTTGATGTGTTGCTACTAGGAATTGGTGGCATTGGAAATGAATCAAAAAAATTCAAAAAGACCTATTATAAAGAAACTGTTGGAAAACTTAATCCGAAACTAATCATTCCCATTCATTGGGATAATTTTTTCAAACCGCTTTCTGATTTGTTGGTTCTGATGCCAAGACCTATTGATAATACTTCTAAAACTTTAAAATTTATCAAGCGTAAAACAAAAAATGATAAAAAGGAATTAAAAATTCTGCAAGGTGGAAAAAGTATTATACTATTCAAAGATTAA
- a CDS encoding T9SS type A sorting domain-containing protein: MVRFFKIISFLIGSFPLMSQHWQGSVKWIYGQETIHSWDNPSMIKIQKLKDTLIENKSCGVYAERFYHIANGKLDSSQFVSTHILCYLNNQVTLYDTKSKEFKILYDFNLTKMDTLSSYCLEDKNYTQTVIDSIGFINISGSIRKIQFVRTTGSLSCRMDGINIEGIGNNRYLFPRPDFVDPPPGGFLRCFEGDGFTYSIDSSSCNILSNSIEVHSNPVTIYPNPSNGVFNLVGGPFYKITVYNPCGIELKSKIENNAIDLTNFQAGTYLIRFQNKNSIYIRKLVILLNNK, from the coding sequence ATGGTACGATTTTTTAAAATAATTTCATTCCTAATAGGATCTTTCCCATTGATGAGCCAACATTGGCAAGGTTCAGTTAAGTGGATTTACGGACAGGAAACCATTCACTCATGGGATAATCCTTCCATGATTAAAATTCAGAAATTAAAAGATACCCTAATCGAAAATAAATCCTGTGGTGTTTACGCTGAGCGCTTTTATCATATAGCTAATGGAAAATTAGACTCTTCTCAATTTGTTTCAACACATATCCTTTGTTATTTAAATAATCAAGTCACACTATACGATACCAAATCAAAAGAATTTAAAATCCTCTATGATTTTAACTTAACTAAAATGGATACGCTCTCGAGTTATTGCTTGGAAGATAAGAATTATACACAAACTGTTATTGATTCAATCGGCTTCATCAACATTTCAGGAAGTATTAGAAAAATTCAATTTGTAAGGACTACAGGTTCTTTATCCTGTAGAATGGATGGAATCAACATAGAAGGTATCGGAAACAATCGGTATTTGTTTCCCAGACCTGATTTTGTTGACCCGCCGCCGGGAGGCTTTCTGAGATGTTTTGAAGGAGATGGATTCACGTATTCAATTGATAGTTCGTCATGCAACATTCTTTCAAATTCTATAGAGGTACATTCAAATCCCGTCACCATTTATCCAAATCCAAGTAATGGCGTCTTTAACCTTGTTGGGGGCCCTTTTTACAAAATAACGGTTTACAATCCATGTGGAATTGAGTTAAAATCAAAAATTGAAAACAATGCAATTGATTTGACCAATTTTCAGGCCGGTACTTATCTTATCAGGTTTCAAAATAAAAATTCCATTTATATCAGGAAGCTTGTGATTTTACTTAATAACAAATAA
- a CDS encoding PorT family protein gives MKKQIRFQILAILIVSSTSSYTQTLGVKAGLNLSNFFVKDDHETYSEDYKWKTGIHVGAIAEFPLSNLVSFETGLLLSTKGHREMAEDSFLSEPIKLKASTMLYYLEIPIKAKLSIPAGKIKFYGSLGPYIGFGIYGKSKSELTLNGQTEKEEEDISWGSNEEDDHLRRLDLGLTVAAGIELKSIQLGLNYNLGLANISAYRDEGATIKNKVIGISLAYRFVK, from the coding sequence ATGAAAAAACAAATTAGATTTCAGATTCTTGCGATTTTAATAGTTAGTTCTACAAGCTCTTACACTCAAACACTTGGTGTAAAAGCAGGATTAAATTTATCAAATTTCTTTGTAAAAGATGACCATGAAACGTACAGCGAAGATTACAAATGGAAAACTGGAATTCATGTGGGTGCCATTGCAGAATTTCCATTGAGTAACTTAGTTTCATTTGAAACAGGATTGCTTTTATCCACTAAAGGACATAGAGAAATGGCGGAAGATTCCTTTCTGAGTGAACCCATTAAACTAAAAGCGTCCACCATGTTATATTATTTAGAAATTCCGATAAAAGCTAAGTTAAGCATTCCAGCGGGAAAAATAAAATTTTACGGAAGCTTAGGACCTTACATCGGATTTGGAATCTATGGCAAATCAAAATCTGAATTAACGCTTAACGGTCAAACTGAAAAAGAGGAAGAAGATATTTCATGGGGTTCCAATGAAGAAGACGACCATCTGCGTCGATTGGATTTGGGTTTGACCGTTGCTGCCGGAATAGAATTAAAATCAATTCAGCTTGGACTGAATTACAATCTTGGATTGGCCAATATTTCTGCATATAGAGACGAGGGTGCCACAATCAAAAACAAGGTGATTGGAATTTCATTGGCATACAGGTTTGTCAAATAA